The DNA window TTCTCGCTGGTCAGATCCGGCAGATAGCGGCGCCGCCCGTAGATGGTGGAGGTGAAGCCGTCCTTCTTGGCCTGGGTGACCACTTCGCGCAGGTAGTCGCGCACGGATCCGAAGCGTTCGAAGTACTCATTCATCAGGTTCCGGGCCTCGTCCACACCGATGCCCAGCTGCTTGGACAGTCCGAAGCTGGAGAGGCCGTAGGCCAGGCCGTAGCTCATGGCCTTGACTTTGGAGCGCTGCTCGGCGCTGACCTCCTCAGTGCCCACACCGAAGACCCGGGCGCCCACGAAGTTGTGCAGGTCCTCGCCGGCCTTGAACGCGTCGATCAGCGCCTCGTCCCCGGAGAGATGGGCCATGATGCGCATCTCGATCTGCGAATAGTCGGCGGTCAGCAGGCTCTCATACCCATCGCCGACCACGAAGGCGTCCCGGATCAGCCGGCCCGCCGCAGTGCGCACCGGGATGTTCTGCAGATTGGGATGCAGGGAGGAGAGCCGGCCGGTGGCGGCCACCGTCTGGGCGTAGGTGGTGTGGATGCGACCGCCCTGGACCGATTCGATGAGCCCGGTGACGGTCTGGCGCAGCTTGGTGGCATCCCGGTGTGCCATCAGGTTGACCAGGAACTGGTTGCCCGGGGTCTCCGGGGAGGTCTTGGTCAGCAGGTCCTGCAGAGTCTCCACGTCGGTGGAGTAGCCGGTCTTGTTCTTCCGCACCCCCGCCGTGGGCAGCTCCAGCTCCTCGAAGAGCACGGTCTGCAGCTGCTTGGGCGAGCCAAGCTTCACTTCATGGCCGACCACGTCATAGGCCGCCTGGGCCGAGGCCTCGATGCTCCGGGCGAACTCTGCGTCGAGCTCCTGGAGCATCTCGGTGCTGACCGCGATACCGGTGAGCTCCATCTGCAGCAGGATCTCCGCCAGCGGGATCTCCATCTCGTAGAACAGCTGCTCGGCCTTGCGGTCCACCAGCTCGGCGTGCAGGCGGGAGGAGAGGCTGTGCAGCAGCATGCCGCGCACCCCCGCCCGGGCCAGGTCTTCCTCGGTGACGCCGGGGACAGGCTCCTGGGCGGCGTCGAAGAGCGAGCCTTGGACCGGCTCCTCCCCGGATCCTGCGAACCGCTCCCCGCCGATGTAGTCCGAGGGTTCGGTCGAGCTGCTCAGGTGCTGGGCGACCAGATCGTCGAAGGCGAAGTTCCGCCGGTCAGGCTGAACGAGGTAGCCGGAGATCAGCGTGTCCTCCACCGCGCCGCGCAGCGGCAGGCCGCGCCACGCCAGGCGCTTGCCCGCGTCCTTGACGTCATGGAGCAGCTTGGGCTTCTCCGCAGCGAGCAGCCAGTCGGCGAGGGCCGATTCCAGCTCCTCATCGGCAGAACTCAGCGGAACGGCGAGCGCGGTCACCGGCTCCCGGGACGGTTCACCCTCGTGCTGATGCGGCGCGGGGACCAGGACCACGGCCAGCGCCTCAGCGGTCCGCGCCGCCTCATCGCGCTGGGCCTTGGTGGATCGCGACTCCCCCGAGCGGTCCAGGCACAGGCTCAGCGCCAGCGGGGCCTCCTCATGCTCGCTGAGGAACGTGTTCAGCTCCGCAGCTGAGGCGGCCACCCGCACCTCCGGCAGGGCCTCGGTGGGCTCAGCGGAGAGGTCGGCCTCCGGGAAGCGACTGGCGAAGACTTCGAAGAGCCGCTCACGGATCTGGTTGAACTGCAGAGCATCGAAGAGCGGCTCCACCGCTTCACGGTCCGGAGAGGTGAGCAGGCAGTCTTCGAGCTGGACCGGCAGGTCGAGGTCGCGGACCAACCAGTTGAGCTCCAAGTTGCGCTCGACGTCGGCCAGGGCGGCGCGCAGGTTCTCGCCCACTTTGCCCCGGATGTCCTCGGCGTGGGCGATGATCTCGGCCGCGGAGCCGTATTCGGTGATCCACTTGGCCGCCGTCTTCGGGCCGACCTTGGGCACTCCGGGCAGGTTGTCCGCACTCTCGCCGACCAGTGCCGCCAGATCGCGGTAGCGCTGCGGAGGCACCAGATACTTGGCCTCCACCCCGGCGGGGTCCAGGCGGACCGATTTGGAGACTCCGGAGGTCGGGTAGTCCAGGTGGGTGTTCTCGGTGACCAGCTGCAGGGCGTCGCGGTCCCCAGAGACGATCAGCGTCTGCCAGCCGGCCTCCTCCGCCTGGGTGACGTAGGTGGCCACGATGTCGTCGGCCTCATAGCCTTCCACGGTCACCGCAGGGATCCGCAGCGCCTCAGCCACCTGCTTGATCAGGTCGATCTGGCCGCGGAACTCCTCCGGGGTCTTGTCCCGTCCGCCCTTGTACTCGTCATAGGACTGGTGGCGGAAGGTCGGAGTGTCCAGGTCGAAGGCCAGCGCCACATGGGTGGGCTGCTCCTCGCGGATGAGTTTGAGCAGCATATTGGTGAAGCCGTGCACGGCATTGGTGTACTGCCCGGAATCGGTGATGAAGCTCTCCGGGGGCAGGGCGTAGAAGGCACGGAAGGCCATGGAGTGGCCATCGACCACCAACAGCTTCTTGGGGGACTCGCTCGCGGGGTTCACAGGGCTCGGGTTCACAGGACAAGCCTATCGATAGAGTGGCCCCTATGAGCGATTCCACCCCCGAGATCACTGCCCCTGAGACCACCGCCCCCGCCGGACCGACACCCTTCCCCACTGACGCGGAGCGCCGCGCGCTGCTCGAGGAGAGCGGCATCCCGGAGGAGTTCCATCACCTGCTGGGCCCGCACGGCGTGGCACCGCTGAACCGCAGGCTGGGCATCCGGATGGTGGAGATGTCCGCGGAGCGCATGGTGGCCACGATGCCGGTGGCCGGCAATGAGCAGAACGTGGGGATCCTCCACGGGGGCGCCCATTTCGTGCTTGCCGAGTCGTTGGGCTCAGTGGCCGCGCTGCTGCACGTCTACCAGAACCTCGGTGAGGTCCATCCGACAGTGGGCACCGAGCTCAGCGCCACCCACCACCGCTCGGTCAGCGAGGGAACGGTGACCGCCACCTGCACGCCGCTGAACCTGGGGCGGCAGATGACCAGCCACGAGATCGTGATGCGCGACGACGCCGGACGCCGCCTCTCCACCGCGCGGATGACCAATATGATCCTGCGGCCGCGCTGAGCCTCAGTCCTGCAGCAGCTCCGTCAGAGCCTGGTCGATGGCGGCCGCGTGCTTCTCCGCGGTGTAGCGGTCGCGCACCACGGCAAGACCCTGCTCGCCGAGGCGGTGCAGCTGCTCCGGGTCCGCCAGGACCTCGCTGAGCACCCGCTGCAGGGAGTCCGCGCTTCCGGTGGCGTAGTACCGGCCGGTCTGTCCCTCGATCACCGCTTCGATCTCGGGGCTGGAGTCCGGGTGCCCGTCTTCGGCCACCACGGGTACGCCGAAGCTCAGCGCCTGAGTGACGTTCAGTCCGGCCCCACCGATGGAGACGGCCACATCGGCGCGGGCATAGAGCTCGCTGAGCCGCTCGTAGTCATAGACCGCACCCAGGAACTCGGCCTCGACGCCCAGGGCGGCGAACTTCTCCTCCAGCCGGGGACGCTCAGCCCCATCGCCGACCACCACCACGCGCGGGCGAGGCGCCTCCTCCGGGAAGGCATGAAGCGCCTCGGCCAGAGTGTCCAGTCGGTGACGTGCTGTGAGGCGGGAGCTGTAGATGATCGTGGGGCGGCCGGCGTCGGGGCCCTGCTCAGCCCGGCGCTGGTCCGCGGCGTGGCCTTCCTCCGCGGCCTGGCCGGTCAGCGACTCCGGGTAGATGCTGTTGTAGACGACCTTGATCTTCTGCTCCGGGACGCCATAGGAGACCCCGAGCTCCTTGGCTCGGTCGCCGTAGACGAGCAGGCCGTCAGCCAGGGCGTAAAAGGCCAGGCGCAGCCGACGCTTGGCGCCGCTCTCCGGGCGCTTCCAGCCGTGGCCCCAGAAGATGACCCGACGGCGCCGCAGCTTGCCGACCACAAGCGCCGCCCAGGCGGAGAGGGTGTAGATGCGTCCGGCCAGCACATAGGCATCATGGCCGCCGGTGAAGACATCGCGGACCTGGCCGTCCTCCCACCACAGGGGCCCGAAGGTACGGAAGGTCATCGGAGTGACATGACTCAGGACATCCTCAGAGGCAGGCTGGATGCGGTCGGCCGCAGCGCCTTCTGAGTTCTTGAACCGTCCGACCAGGTCATAGGAGATCCTGCGGGACTTCAGCAGATTCTTCAGCAGGGGCTCACGGTAGTGGGCAACTGTCGGTTGGACCACGAAGTAGACCCTGGGCTTTTCCATCGGAGGGGATGACGGGAATCGAACCCGCGTCGTCGGTTTGGAAGACCGAAGCTTTACCATTAAGCTACATCCCCGCTCTGCCGGCCCTCCTGCGGTCCGGCGTCGCGCTGTGAACGCTCCACATATCTTAGCCCCAGCCTGCACGGCTATGCCAAATCCGGCGGGCAGAAGCCGTTAGAGTCGGTACGTGCATTCACAGGACCACGCTCGGCAGGAGTACCTCCAGCGCCTGGACGAGGCCGCCCAGGCCCACCGCGGCGCCGCACAGCGACTGCAGGAGACCACCCGCTTCCCGGAGCGCTGGGAGCCGCTGCGCCGAGCGCACGAACGCCGTGCCGCCGATCTCGCCTCGCGGGCGGAGGACCCCCGGCCGGAGCAGGAGCACAGCACTGCCGCCCTCGCCGCGGCCCGGCCGCACCAGCTGATCGAACAGACTCTGAACGCCGCCGCCGAACTGCCCACCGGCGAGCCCGGGATCTCCCGTCCGAGGCTGCAGCTGCGCATCGGCATCATCTGCGATCGCTTTCTCTACGACACCTTCACCGGCTTGGCCCAGCTAGTCCCGATCACCCCGAGCAGCTGGCGGGAGCATCTCGGCCAGGTGGATCTGCTGCTGGTGGCCGCCACCTGGCGCGGCCATGACGGCGCCTCCTGGGACGTCACCGCCCCCGAAGCCGCCGCGAACCGCCGCATGCTCATCGAGGAGATCCTGCCTGCCTTCCGCCGGGAGGGAACACCCACGCTGTTCTACGGCAAGGAGGATCCGCCGGACTACCGAGAGTTCCTCGACGTCGCCCAGGCCTGTGAGCACATCGCCACCACCGCCGAGGAGATGCTGCCGCGCTATGCCCAGGACTGTCCGCAGGCGCGCAGCATCTCTGTGCTGCCCTTCGCGGTGAACCCGCAGCTGCACACCCCACTGGGCTCTCGGCGTCCGCGTCCCGGTCCCGCTGAGCATCCGGTGGCTCCCCAGGACCTGATCTTCTTCGCCGGCTCATGGATGGGGAAGAAATACCCGCAGCGGGCCCGCTATGCCCGGTGGATCCTAGACGGCGTGCTGGCCGCCGGACGCCCCTTCGCCCTGGTGGACCGCTATTGGGGCGCGAAGAACCCGGTGACCGGACTGCCCACCCCCAACCAGCTGGTGCCCTTCGAGTATTGGCCCCACCGCAGCGAGTCCATGGCTCATGACGAGCTGATGCAGCTGCAGCGCGTCACCGATGTGGCGGTGAACTTCAATTCGGTGACCGACTCCATGACGATGTTCGCCAACCGTGTCCTGGAGCTGCAGGCCTCCGGAACCATGGTGCTCTCCACCTACAGCCGCGGAGTCGACGCTCGGTACCCGCAGGTGCATACGGCCCGTTCCGCCGAGGACGTCAGGCGGCGCTTGGAGCGTCTCGACCTGGAGGAGCTGCGTGCGGTGCAGTCCACCGGCATCCGTGAGGTCTTCCTGCGCCACCACGGAGCCGACCTTCTGGCCGCCGCCGCCCGCCGCACCGGCCTCGAGGTCTCTCTGCCCCAGGAACGGGTGGTGGCGGTGACCGAGGAGATCACTGCCGAGCTCACCTCCGCCATGGAGGCCCAGCAGCTTCCCGACGGCGCTCAGCTCACCCTGACCACGTGGGAGCAGCTGGACTCTGCTCAGGTCGACATCCTGCTGCCGGTCAGCGCAGAGCATCACTATCCGCCCCACTACGCGGCCGATCACCTGGCCGCATTCCGCTACCAGTCCGCACCTGCCACGGCGACGGTGCCCGGCACCGCTGAGAAGACCGACCACCTGGTGCACCGGCACGTCCATGGCTGCGCGCAGGTGCCCGGATTCGCCGTGGAGCTCAGCGCCTGGTGGCTGCCCGGGCTGGATGATCTGACTGCTCTGAACCCGCAGGCGCTGCGGGAGCTGGCCCAGCGGCGGCGGATCTACCTGCTCCCCCATGGTCAGCACTGGGAGGCTCCGCCGAAGGACCCCTTCGAAAAAGAGATCGCGGGCTCTGCCGCCCGCCGGCCCTCAGCCCAGCAGCAGCTGGCGGGCCGAGCGCGTCGGAGCCTGCAGCAGCTCAGGCAGAGCCGTGCGGGACGAGCCGCAGCGGTCATCTACCGCCACACGGTGAAACCCTCGGACCAGGGGCTGCGCGAGGAGCTGGAGGCCGTCACCGCTGACATCGCCGTGATCGACGAGGTCTATGACCAGCTGCAGATCCCGCAGCGCGAAGCTGCGGCCGAAGCCGCCCGGCGTCAGCTCACCGAGCGCCGATACTCCTCGTAGCGGGAGCCGGCGGCCGCCTGGAGCATGCCGCGGCCCTCGCGGAGATAGGCTGCATCCGCATAGCGCACCGGTCGGCGCCGCAGTCTGCGCGCGCCGTAGGCGAGGATGCCGTAGGTCAGCCGTGCTGTGCCTTCTGCGGCCACGCGCAGCCGGCCGTGCCCACGTCGGGTCAGCTTCAGAGCACGGACATGGCCGGCACGGACTCCCCGCTGCCGCATCCACTCCTCGGTGAGCCGCTCAGCGGGGACGTCCTCCTCCACCTGCGCCTCGGCGCACCACCAGGAGACCGCCCCGGCGGACTGCATCCGCTCGAAGAGGTCCGAATCCTCGCCGCCGGTGAAGTTGAAGGCGGTGTCGAAGCGGAAGCCGCGGCGGGTGAACCATTCGGCGCGGACCAGCACGTTGTTGGTGGCTGGACGGTAGGCCCACGGCCCGGTGGGGAAATCGCTGCGCCGGATGAAACCGGTGCGCTCGATCCGCTCGGCCTCCTCAGCCGGGACGATCGATGCCACGGGCCCGGAGACGGTGTCCGCTCCGCTGCGCCGGGCGCACTCCAGCAGAGCGTCGAGCCACCCGGGGCGGACCCTCTCGTCGTCGTCGACGAAGATCACCGCCTGAGCGTCCTGCGGAACAGCCTCCACGGCGGCGTTGCGCGCGGCGGCGATGCCCGGCTCCGACTCGTGGACATAGCGAGCCTCGGGGTAGAGCCTCCCGACGACCTCCGCGGCCTGGCCCTCCGGGGAGTTGTCCACCACGATCACCTGGGGAGCCTGATCATCGCGCCCGGCGGCACGCACCGAGGTCAGCAGATCCGCGAGCAGATCGTTGCGGCGGTAGGTGCACACGCAGATCCAGCTGTGCTCGTAGGTCGGTGTGCTCATGGGCGCAGGAACGTCCTCAGCAGTGCGGAGTACCGCTCGCCCAGCCGCGGCAGGTCGGCATGCTCGGCGACCCAGCGCCGCCCGGTCCGGCAGACAGGGGTCGACTCCGGGTCGCGGGCCAGCTCGGTGAAGGTCTCGGACAGCGCCTCGACGCTGCTGTCCACCACAGAGACGTTCTCCGCGTGGGAGAGGATCTCGGCGGCCTCGCCGGTGACGGTGGCGGTGATGTGCTTGCCCAGCCCCATCAGCTCGAAGGTCTTCGACGGCACGGTCCAGGCGAAGGAGGCCCAGTCGGTGCGCAGACTCACCAATGCGGTGTCCGCCCATCGGTAGTGCTCCCAGACCTGCTCGCCGTGGACGGCGTCGTGGAACTCCACCGCTGGGCATCCCTCTGCGAGAGCTTTCAGCTGATCCTTCTGGGTTCCGGAGCCCACCAGGCGCAGGGTGACTTCCACCTCGCCGCGCTCGACGATGCGCCTGACCGCACGGATGACCGTCTCCAAGGCCTGGCTCTCACCATGATTACCCAGATAAGCCACGCGGAGCTCACCGGCACGGCGTCGCCGGTGCTCCAGCTGCGGGATCTGCTCCAGCGTGACGCCGTTGCTGATGGTCTCGACGCGATCCACCCCGCGGCCGCGCAGGCGCTCAGCGAAGCCGGCGGTGACGGTGACGACCAGCTCGGCGCGGCGCTGGACGCTGGTGACCGCCGCCTCCATGAGGCGGCCGGCCGGCCCTGCCCGGACTTCCGCCTCACGGGCCAGCTCGGGCCAGGCATCGCGCATATCCACGACCAAGGGGGCCCGGCGCAGTCGGGCGGCCAGCCAGCCGGCGCAGATGACCGGAAGCGCCGGCACGGTGGCCAGGACGACGTCCGGCCGCGGCGCTGCGACGGCCCGTGGGACCATCATCATCGAGGACACGGCGTCGGAGAGGAAGCGGCCCACCCGCGAATTGCGCAGCAGAAGGTACGGGGTGCGGCGGACGGCCTCCCCCGCCGGGCCCCGCTGGGGCTTCATCGTGAAGGCCCCCACGGACATCTGTTCGACCGGGGTATGGCGCGCATTGGCTGCGGGGGTGATCACGTCCACCTCCCAGCCGTCGGCGATCAGCGACTCCGTCAGTCGCTGCCAGCGGCGCTGCGGCGGAGTGCTCTCAGGCCAATAGGAATGGATGAGCAGCTGCAGCCGAGGTTTCGCCTGAGACATCACTCAGCCGCGACCTCACCGGTGGGGGTCTCCTCCTGCTGGGCGGGCTGGTCCTGCTGGGCGGGCTGGTCCTCGCCGGACTCCTCCTGCACCTCGAGGTACTCCATGAGGCCGTCCATGTTGTCGTTGCGCAGGGAGCGCCGCAGCAGCTCCATCATGGACTCGTCCTGAAGGATCACCTGGGCACCGCCGGCGGTGGTGGCCTGTTCACCGGTGGGGATGGTGAACATGTGGATGTCCTCAGAGCGCACATCCGACATCTCCAGCGCGTAACCGGCCACAGTGTCGGCGTCGAGGCCCTCATCCATGCTGAGATAGGGCACGATGCCGTTGACCACGTCCATCACCCGCTGAGGGCTCGTCAGCGTGTCGGCGGAGAGGAAACGGTCGACGATGGCTTTGACCACCAGCTGCTGATTCTCCACGCGGATGTAGTCACCGGTGGGGAATGACTTGCGTTCGCGGACGAAGCGCAGCGCGTCGGCCCCCTCGAGCCGGATGTCTCCTTCGGGGAAGAAGGCCGGGTTGTGCTGGCCTGCGGAGAAGGATCGCGGGTTGTCGACGTAGACCCCGCCCAGCGCGGTGGTCAGATCGCTGAAGCCGGTGAAGTCGATCGTGGCCACGTGGTCGATATGGGTGTTCAGCAGCTCCTCGACGGTGTCCACCACGAGCTCTTCGCCGCCGAAGCCCAGCGCGGTGTTGATCCGGCCCTCCCCTTCACCCGGGACATCGACCCAGAGGTCGCGCACCAGGGACATGATGTAGACCCCGGAACGGTCGGCGGGGATATGGGCCAGCATCATCGTGTCGGAGCGTTGGCCCTCGATGTCGCCGATCTGCTCGCGATAGGAGGCCTCATCGTCACCGCGGCTGTCGCTGCCCAGCAGCAGGATGTTGATGGTGCCGTCGCTGGTCCGATGGGCGGTGTCGTCCTCCATCTGCAGTTCCAGCACATTGCGCTGATCGTCGAAAGCGCTGCGCAGCTGATACAGATAGATCCCGACGACGGCGACTGCGGCCACCACCAGGACGGCCACTGCGCTCAGCGTCCACGCCGCGACGCGACGGCGGCGACGCCTCTTCTGCTCGGGCGCCTGCCCCTCCGGGAGCGGGGCGGAGCTGTCAGGCGCGTCCGGCTGGGCACCGGGCCGCGCGCGGCGGGGCCGGTGCGGTGGCCGGGAAGGATGCTCGTCATGCACCCATTCATGCTAGCCGAGGAATCTTGACAGTTAGTGAAGGGTCACCAGCGTCCCTGCCGTGGGCGGGGCTGGCAGCGCGGGCACCAGGAGGACGAGCGACCCATGAAGGGGGTCCGGCGGATGAGCGTCTCCACACCGGCATCGGCGCAGCGCCTGCAGGGCTGCCCCTGCCGGCCGTAGCACTGCAGGGACCGGTCGAAATAGCCTGAGGCGCCGTTGACATTGACATAGAGCGCATCGAAGCTGGTCCCGCCGGCAGCCAATGCGGCCTCCATCACCTCCCTGACTGCGGTGAGCAGCCGTGCCGTCTCGGCCCGGGTGATGGTCTCGGTTCGGCGGGCGAAGTGCAGTCCGGCCAGCCAGAGCGCCTCATCGGCATAGATGTTGCCCACTCCGGAGAGCAGCTGCTGATCCAGCAGGGCGCGCTTCAGCCCCGAACGCCGCCGGCGCAGCGCCCTGAACAGCGTCTCCGCAGTCACGGCGGGCTCCAGCGGGTCAGGGGCGATGTGGGCCGCAGCCTCAGGTACTGTCCCGCTGGGGTGGGAAGCGGGAATCAGCGGGGAGATCTGCATCCCGCCGAAGATGCGCTGATCCACAAAACGCAGCTGTGCCGGTTCGGCCCCGCTGAGGCTCAGCGTGATCTTCAGATGCTTCTGCCGGGGAGCCTCGCTGTCCTCGATGAGCACCTGGCCGCTCATCCCCAGGTGGATGAGCAGCGCGGCGCCCGCCGGCACGCCGGGTGCGGATCCGCCAGGGTCAGATCCGCCAGCCTCAACGACGTTCAGCGGGATCCAGAGGAACTTGCCGCGCCGCTGCGGGGTGCCGAGCTGGGCACCTGCCAGGCTCTCGACGAAGTGATCGGGCCCCTCGATGTGGCGGCGCAGACTGCGGGGGTCGTGCACCTCAGCGCGGCGCACGCTGCGTCCGGCAGCCCAGGTCTCGACGCCGCGGCGCACCACTTCGACTTCAGGAAGCTCTGGCATGGGCCTCCTCCGCTCAGGCGGGTGTGCCGGGTGCCCGGTCCAGGACCAGGGTGAGGATGTCGTCGCTGCCGGAGAGTCCGACCAGCTCCTCCACTGTGGCGCGGGCAGCTTCCCGCTCGGCCTCCTTCTTGGAGGGGCCGGATCCGGAGGCGTAGGAGGTTCCGCCCATCGTGAGCGTGGCCGTGTAGGACTTGTCGTGGTCGGGGCCGAAATCCTCGATCACGTAGCGGATGTCGCCGAGCTCCCGCTCCGAGGCGATCTCCTGGATGGTGGTCTTCCAGTCCTTGCCCGCAGTCATCGCCTCCTTGTCGGAGAGCAGCGGGGTGACCAGGCGCAGCACGAGCTTCCGGGCCGTCTCAAGCGAGGTGGAGAGATAGGCCGCTCCGATGAGCGCCTCCATGGTGTCGGCGAGGATGGAGTCCTTCTGCTGGCCTTTGGTTCGGCGCTCTCCGGTGCCCAAGCTGATGTGCGGGCCGATGTCCAGGCTGCGGGCGATCCGCGCCAGGGACCGGGTGCTCACCAGCGCAGAGCGCAGCTTGGCGAGGTCGCCCTCGGGAAGGTCCGGGTAGCTCCGGTAGAGGTAATCGGTGACGGAGAATCCCAGCACGGAGTCGCCCAGAAACTCCAGGCGCTCGTTGGTGGGGATGCCGTCGTTCTCGTAGGAGTACGAGCGATGCGTCAGGGCAAGACGAAGAGTCTCGGGGGCAATATGCACCCCGAGACTCTTCGTCAGCTCTTCGTGTCCCTCCACGTTCATACGAGGGGACTCAGGCGTCGGCGACTTTGCGACCCTTGTACTCGTAGAACAGGGCGGAGCCGGCCGAATCGGTCACCAGCTTGGCCTGGTGGGGCTTGCTGTAGACCACACGGCCGTTCTCCACAGTCTTCACCAGCTTAGGGGCCTCAGCCTTCCACTGGGAACGGCGGTGACGGGTGTTGGCACGGGACTTCTTCCGCTTCGGAACAGCCACAGCGTCTCTCTTCTCTCTCGATGGTGGTCAGTTGTCTTGGTCAGTGTTCAAGTCTAGGTCCGCCAGAGCGGCCCAGCGGGGGTCGAGCTGCTCATGAGCATGCTCCGGGTCCTCCTCCATGCGGAATCCGCACTGGGAGCAGAGTCCCGGGCAGTCCTCTCGGCAGACCGGTTGGAACGGCAGCGCCGAGACCATCAGGTCCCGCAGCACCGGCTCCAGGTCGATGATGAGATCCTCACCGATGACCCGCTCATCCTCACTGTCGGCCTCCTCCGCATCGGACTGAGCCCGATCCGGATAGACGAACAGCTGCATGACGTCCACAGTGAGCGGATAGCCGATCTCATCGAGGCAGCGCCCGCACTGTCCGGCCACCTGCGCCGAGGCGGTGCCGGTCAGCAGCACGCCCTCATGCACAGATTCAAGCCGCAGGTCGAGGTCGAGATCGCTGCCTTCCGGGAAGCCGACCAGCACCGCCGCGAAATCCGCGGGGACCGCGGCCGTCCTGTTCAGATGCTGCTGAGTGCCGGGCTTGCCCTTCAGCTCTTTCACATCCACGGAGAGCTCGGTCATGGCCATCACTCCCCCTTGGAACGTCGCGGTGAAACTTCTGGTGAATCTTCTTGATAGACGGCAGACATCAAGACCGACATAACAGTCTATCAGAGATCCGCCGCGAACTCCTTGAGCCAGCCGCGCAGATCTGTGCCGAGGTCTTCACGGTCCACGGCCAGGGTCACCACAGCCTTGATGTAGGAGAGCTTATCGCCGGTGTCATAGCGGCGACCGCGGAAGATGACCGCGTGCACTCCGCCGCCCTGCTCGACCGGCTTGGAGGCCATAGCCTCCAGCGCGTCGGTCAGCTGGATCTCATCGCCCTTGCCGGGAGGAGTCTGCTCCAACTGATCGAAGATCGCCGGGTGCAGGACGTAGCGGCCGATCACGGCCAGGTTCGACGGCGCATCAGCCGGCTCGGGCTTCTCCACCATACCTCCGACCGGGACGACCTCCGCGCCGGACTCGGTGAAGCGGTCCTCAGCCTTGTCCCGGCCCCGCGCGTCGATCACGCCGTAGGCGGAGATGTTCTCCTCCGGGACCTCCATGACGGCGATGACGGAGCCGCCCAGCCGCTGCTGGGTCTCCAGCATGGTGGTCAGCAGCTCGTCGCGCGCATCGATGAGGTCATCGCCCAGGAGCACGGCGAAGGGCTCATCGCCGACGTGCTGCCGGCCGCAGAGCACAGCGTGGCCCAG is part of the Nesterenkonia lacusekhoensis genome and encodes:
- the polA gene encoding DNA polymerase I, giving the protein MNPSPVNPASESPKKLLVVDGHSMAFRAFYALPPESFITDSGQYTNAVHGFTNMLLKLIREEQPTHVALAFDLDTPTFRHQSYDEYKGGRDKTPEEFRGQIDLIKQVAEALRIPAVTVEGYEADDIVATYVTQAEEAGWQTLIVSGDRDALQLVTENTHLDYPTSGVSKSVRLDPAGVEAKYLVPPQRYRDLAALVGESADNLPGVPKVGPKTAAKWITEYGSAAEIIAHAEDIRGKVGENLRAALADVERNLELNWLVRDLDLPVQLEDCLLTSPDREAVEPLFDALQFNQIRERLFEVFASRFPEADLSAEPTEALPEVRVAASAAELNTFLSEHEEAPLALSLCLDRSGESRSTKAQRDEAARTAEALAVVLVPAPHQHEGEPSREPVTALAVPLSSADEELESALADWLLAAEKPKLLHDVKDAGKRLAWRGLPLRGAVEDTLISGYLVQPDRRNFAFDDLVAQHLSSSTEPSDYIGGERFAGSGEEPVQGSLFDAAQEPVPGVTEEDLARAGVRGMLLHSLSSRLHAELVDRKAEQLFYEMEIPLAEILLQMELTGIAVSTEMLQELDAEFARSIEASAQAAYDVVGHEVKLGSPKQLQTVLFEELELPTAGVRKNKTGYSTDVETLQDLLTKTSPETPGNQFLVNLMAHRDATKLRQTVTGLIESVQGGRIHTTYAQTVAATGRLSSLHPNLQNIPVRTAAGRLIRDAFVVGDGYESLLTADYSQIEMRIMAHLSGDEALIDAFKAGEDLHNFVGARVFGVGTEEVSAEQRSKVKAMSYGLAYGLSSFGLSKQLGIGVDEARNLMNEYFERFGSVRDYLREVVTQAKKDGFTSTIYGRRRYLPDLTSENRQLRQMAERAALNAPIQGSAADIIKRAMIDVDAALTERQLQSRMLLQVHDELIFEVAPGERETLEALVLEKMGAAADLSVPLEVHVGVGSSWHQAAH
- a CDS encoding hotdog fold thioesterase, producing the protein MSDSTPEITAPETTAPAGPTPFPTDAERRALLEESGIPEEFHHLLGPHGVAPLNRRLGIRMVEMSAERMVATMPVAGNEQNVGILHGGAHFVLAESLGSVAALLHVYQNLGEVHPTVGTELSATHHRSVSEGTVTATCTPLNLGRQMTSHEIVMRDDAGRRLSTARMTNMILRPR
- a CDS encoding glycosyltransferase family 4 protein; translated protein: MEKPRVYFVVQPTVAHYREPLLKNLLKSRRISYDLVGRFKNSEGAAADRIQPASEDVLSHVTPMTFRTFGPLWWEDGQVRDVFTGGHDAYVLAGRIYTLSAWAALVVGKLRRRRVIFWGHGWKRPESGAKRRLRLAFYALADGLLVYGDRAKELGVSYGVPEQKIKVVYNSIYPESLTGQAAEEGHAADQRRAEQGPDAGRPTIIYSSRLTARHRLDTLAEALHAFPEEAPRPRVVVVGDGAERPRLEEKFAALGVEAEFLGAVYDYERLSELYARADVAVSIGGAGLNVTQALSFGVPVVAEDGHPDSSPEIEAVIEGQTGRYYATGSADSLQRVLSEVLADPEQLHRLGEQGLAVVRDRYTAEKHAAAIDQALTELLQD
- a CDS encoding glycosyltransferase family protein, with product MHSQDHARQEYLQRLDEAAQAHRGAAQRLQETTRFPERWEPLRRAHERRAADLASRAEDPRPEQEHSTAALAAARPHQLIEQTLNAAAELPTGEPGISRPRLQLRIGIICDRFLYDTFTGLAQLVPITPSSWREHLGQVDLLLVAATWRGHDGASWDVTAPEAAANRRMLIEEILPAFRREGTPTLFYGKEDPPDYREFLDVAQACEHIATTAEEMLPRYAQDCPQARSISVLPFAVNPQLHTPLGSRRPRPGPAEHPVAPQDLIFFAGSWMGKKYPQRARYARWILDGVLAAGRPFALVDRYWGAKNPVTGLPTPNQLVPFEYWPHRSESMAHDELMQLQRVTDVAVNFNSVTDSMTMFANRVLELQASGTMVLSTYSRGVDARYPQVHTARSAEDVRRRLERLDLEELRAVQSTGIREVFLRHHGADLLAAAARRTGLEVSLPQERVVAVTEEITAELTSAMEAQQLPDGAQLTLTTWEQLDSAQVDILLPVSAEHHYPPHYAADHLAAFRYQSAPATATVPGTAEKTDHLVHRHVHGCAQVPGFAVELSAWWLPGLDDLTALNPQALRELAQRRRIYLLPHGQHWEAPPKDPFEKEIAGSAARRPSAQQQLAGRARRSLQQLRQSRAGRAAAVIYRHTVKPSDQGLREELEAVTADIAVIDEVYDQLQIPQREAAAEAARRQLTERRYSS
- a CDS encoding glycosyltransferase family 2 protein, with product MSTPTYEHSWICVCTYRRNDLLADLLTSVRAAGRDDQAPQVIVVDNSPEGQAAEVVGRLYPEARYVHESEPGIAAARNAAVEAVPQDAQAVIFVDDDERVRPGWLDALLECARRSGADTVSGPVASIVPAEEAERIERTGFIRRSDFPTGPWAYRPATNNVLVRAEWFTRRGFRFDTAFNFTGGEDSDLFERMQSAGAVSWWCAEAQVEEDVPAERLTEEWMRQRGVRAGHVRALKLTRRGHGRLRVAAEGTARLTYGILAYGARRLRRRPVRYADAAYLREGRGMLQAAAGSRYEEYRRSVS